DNA from Timaviella obliquedivisa GSE-PSE-MK23-08B:
AAGAGCAACGTACGACCGAGGGGCGGATTGAGGGCTGCCACCAATAATCCGTGATAGCGCCGAGTCAAGGCTCCCCCAACCGTGCCAGAGGCATAACCGCCAATGCCGTTGGTGACTAGCCATTCCCGCGAAGTAGCACTATTGCGATCGCCACAAATCTCTCGCCCAAACTCAATATCCATTGATTAGCCTCCTGTCGGTATTCGTCGCGCAAGCCTACGTCATTTCCAGTGTAGGTTGCTCCTGCATCAACCGAGTTATCGTGAGGCTAAGTGCAGGTAATGGAGACTAAACCACTGCTGCGGGTCAGTCCAAACCTGTTTGCTTTGAAAACCTGCCAAAGTGGCAATCTTTTGGAACTCGGAAATAGTATATTTATAAGAATTTTCAGTTTGTAACTGTTCGCCTGCATAAAAAGGAATAGCCGCATCACCCAAATGCACTACTTGATCGATGAGGCTAATCAGATACATTTCAATCCGCCCCACAGGGTTATAAACTGCCCGATACTCGAAGTTCTCCACCTGAAAATCTGCCCCCAGTTCTCGATTAATTCGCGTGAGCAGATTTAACGCAAATTCGGCAGAAATCCCCTGAGCATCATCGTAAGCTGCTTCTAAAATAGCTTTATCTTTTTTAAGATCTACCCCAATCAATAGATCTCCCTCCTCCAACGAGAGGGCAGTATTTTTGAGGAACTGTATCGCTTCCTGGGGTTCCAAGTTGCCAATAGAAGAACCCGGAAAAAAGCCGACTTTGTGCTTATTACGAAGGGCAGGAATATCAGGCAATTGCAATGGTTGGGTGTAATCGGTACAAATGGCGATCGCTTCCAACCCTGGATAATCCTTAGCCAGTTGAGTACAAGATTCCTGTAAATGTTGCTTAGAAATATCTAACCCCAGATAAATCGGCATTTGGGGCATCGCATCTAAAATAATTCGCACCTTTTGGCTACTTCCACTGCCAAACTCAATTAATACGCCATCGCCAATGAGCGTCGCAATTTCCCCAGCATAGGTATGCAAAATTGCCATCTCAGTCCGGGTCAAATAATACTCATCTAACGTGCAAATGGCATCAAATAATTCTGCACCCCGCTTGTCATAAAGAAATTTGGGTGGAATCGACTTGGGCGCGCTCCGCGAGACACCCGCTAGGGGTCGCCCTAAC
Protein-coding regions in this window:
- the egtD gene encoding L-histidine N(alpha)-methyltransferase, which encodes MTASFEPKVQLYDLHPPLDDFRTEVLNGLGRPLAGVSRSAPKSIPPKFLYDKRGAELFDAICTLDEYYLTRTEMAILHTYAGEIATLIGDGVLIEFGSGSSQKVRIILDAMPQMPIYLGLDISKQHLQESCTQLAKDYPGLEAIAICTDYTQPLQLPDIPALRNKHKVGFFPGSSIGNLEPQEAIQFLKNTALSLEEGDLLIGVDLKKDKAILEAAYDDAQGISAEFALNLLTRINRELGADFQVENFEYRAVYNPVGRIEMYLISLIDQVVHLGDAAIPFYAGEQLQTENSYKYTISEFQKIATLAGFQSKQVWTDPQQWFSLHYLHLASR